Proteins encoded within one genomic window of Vanrija pseudolonga chromosome 3, complete sequence:
- the prlL_1 gene encoding MFS transporter prlL, translating to MTKVHAAPNDADVEQVKVQYEHKEDKLEKLNADLDGDAPFEIDPAKERALVRKVDLHMMPMLWLMLLMNYIDRTNIGNAKVGGMAAELHMKSADYSLVLSIFYAGYLAFEVPSNMILARTNPRYYLPFLMIAWGAMSCAVKGIHSIAGMAVFRVALGLVEAGFYPGVMLLMSCWYKPNELSRRMTLFYSATLVAGAFGGLLAGGIIQGMEGVGGTPGWKWLFIIEGCATVAVAGFAVFVLPNYPATTSWLTDEERSIAVRRLLSEDADTDGEAHVGHLKAMMQAFKDPIMWCMLITYNIINCSGTISYFIPTLTAALGYHGRMSQFMTVPIYAVSLVLSIAGGFIADRTGHKAFTIAGAGALACASYVVCTVVSNPKVKYAFICFGAGGVWTCIPVFLSWVVIMFDGREKRAISIAMINGFGNLSSIYGSFFWPSSDAPRYHKGFAITTSLCGFLVVMVLFTRWRFGDKGVARTA from the exons ATGACCAAAGTCCACGCCGCGCCAAACGACGCCGATgtcgagcaggtcaaggTTCAGTACGAGCacaaggaggacaagctcgagaagctcaaTGCGGACCTTGATggcgacgcgccgttcgAGATCGACCCCGCCAAGGAGCGCGCCCTGGtgcgcaaggtcgacctGCACATGATGCCGATGCTGTGGCTCATGCTTCT GATGAACTACATCGACAGGACCAACATTGGTAACGCCAAAGTCGGCGGCATGGCTGCCGAGCTGCACATGAAGTCGGCCGACTACTCGCTCGTCCTGTCCATCTTCTACGCCGGTTACCTCGCGTTCGAGGTGCCTTCGAACATGATCCTTGCGCGCACCAACCCGCGGTACTACCTCCCGTTCCTCATGATCGCCTGG GGCGCCATGTCATGCGCGGTCAAGGGCATCCACTCGATCGCCGGCATGGCCGTCTtccgcgtcgccctcggacTCGTCGAGGCAGGCTTCTACCCCGGTGTCATGCTCCTCATGAGCTGCTGGTACAAG CCCAACGAGCTCTCGCGCCGCATGACCCTCTTCTACTCGGCTACCCTGGTGGCTGGAGCATTCGGAGGTCttcttgccggcggcatcatCCAGGGCATGGAGGGTGTCGGTGGCACCCCTGGCTGGAAGTGGCTCTTTATTATTGAGGGATGCGCGACTGTTGCGGTGGCTGGGTTTGCCGTCTTCGTCCTGCCCA ACTACCCCGCCACAACCTCCTGgctcaccgacgaggagcgctcCATCGCTGTCCGCCGCCTACTCtccgaggacgccgacacAGACGGCGAAGCCCACGTCGGACACCTCAAGGCCATGATGCAGGCGTTCAAGGACCCCATCATGTGGTGCATGCTCATCACGTACAACATCATCAACTGCTCGGGCACCATCTCGTACTTCATCCCGACACTTACCGCCGCGCTGGGGTACCACGGCCGCATGTCCCAGTTCATGACTGTGCCGATTTACGCCGTGTCTCTCGTGCTCTCGATCGCTGGCGGCTTCATCGCCGACAGGACCGGCCACAAGGCGTTCACCatcgccggtgccggtgcgcTCGCGTGCGCATCGTACGTCGTGTGCACGGTCGTCTCCAACCCCAAGGTCAAGTACGCGTTCATCTGttttggcgccggcggcgtctggACCTGTATCCCCGTCTTCCTGTCCTGGGTGGTCATCATGTTCGACGGCCGCGAGAAGCGCGCCATCTCCATTGCGATGATCAACGGCTTCGGCAACCTTTCGTCGATTTACGGATCCTTCTTCTGGCCCTccagcgacgcgccgaggtACCACAAGGGCTTTGCCATCACCACCTCGCTGTGTGGtttcctcgtcgtcatggtcCTGTTCACCAGGTGGCGCTTTGGTGACAAGGGTGTTGCGAGGACAGCTTAG
- the pepA_0 gene encoding putative cytosol aminopeptidase — protein sequence MLTARARATLLRSAPSLIATTKPIARLARPVLVTPRPNQLHLHRFSTMPILPADVSGRPELPTHAELKLSAVAQPTADVLVVGAAADGETVKVLGADEAGISAAVADSLNTLGFKGKQDATLALPIDGKVVIFAGLGKVPESGAKHESLRRAAGAAVRAAAGLGNVKSVAIALPAASAEAVQAIAEGASLGSYTWTAFKSKDSGKPIEAVEVVTSAAGAEDAIKRADIVARHVKHARDLVNTPPNDLFPATFADVAVAAGKKVAGVDVEVWDVERLRKENMGGILGVGKGSEKEPRFVIVSYTPAGGENAKRVAIVGKGVTFDSGGLSLKPSAKMHEMKSDMGGAAATLHAVLAAAELKLPVRVTGYLCLAENMPSGSALKNADVIRQRNGLTTEIHNTDAEGRLVLADGLSVAVESNPDLLFNIATLTGAQLVALGMRTAAVMGDDPAVEAIKKASAEAGENFWAMPLPEEMLEDLKSTTADFKNIGSIPWGGMCKAGVFLQQFAGDKNNWAHLDIAGPSANFGAPYGYTTAEGTGFGVRTLVKAAEHLGA from the exons ATGCTcaccgctcgcgcccgcgcaaCTCTTCTTCGATCGGCACCGTCCCTCATCGCTACTACAAAGCCcatcgcgcgcctcgcccgccccgtTCTTGTCACTCCCCGCCCCAACCagctccacctccaccgcttCTCCACCATGCCCAtcctccccgccgacgtcTCGGGCCGCCCCGAGctccccacccacgccgagctcaagctctcggccgtcgcccagCCTACCGCCGAcgtcctggtcgtcggcgccgctgctgacGGCGAGACCGTCAAGGTCCTTGGCGCTGACGAGGCCGGCATCTcggccgccgttgccgacaGCCTCAACACCCTCGGCTTCAAGGGCAAGCAGGACGCTACCCTTGCTCTGCCCatcgacggcaaggtcgtcatctttgccggcctcggcaaggtcCCCGAGTCGGGTGCCAAGCACGAgtcgctccgccgcgccgccggtgctgctgtccgtgccgctgccggcctcggcaacgtcAAGTCGGTTGCTATCGCGCTCCCTGCAGCCTCCGCAGAGGCTGTCCAGGCGATTGCTGAGGGTGCTTCGCTCGGCTCATACACCTGGACCGCGTTCAAGTCCAAGGACTCGGGCAAGCCcatcgaggccgtcgaggttgTGACTtctgccgccggtgccgaggacgccatcaagcgcgccgacattgtcgcTCGCCACGTCAAGCACGCCCGTGACCTCGTCAACACGCCTCCCAACGATCTCTTCCCTGCCACCTTTGCCGACGTCGCTGTTGCCGCTGGCAAGAAGGTCGccggtgtcgacgtcgaggtctgggacgtcgagcgcctccgcAAGGAGAACATGGGCGGTATCCTCGGTGTCGGCAAGGGCTCCGAGAAGGAGCCCCGCTTCGTCATCGTCTCGTACACTCCTGCTGGTGGCGAGAACGCCAAGCGCGTTGCCATTGTCGGCAAGG GCGTCACCTTCGACTCTGGAGGACTTTCGCTCAAGCCCAGCGCCAAGATGCACGAGATGAAGAGCGACATGGGCGGTGCCGCCGCTACGCTCCacgccgtccttgccgccgcggagCTCAAGCTCCCCGTTCGCGTCACCGGCTACCTGTGTCTCGCCGAGAACATGCCCAGCGGCTCGGCCCTCAAGAACGCCGACGTCATCCGCCAGCGCAACGGCCTCACCACCGAGATCCAcaacaccgacgccgagggccgtctcgtcctcgctgatGGTCTCTcggtcgccgtcgagtcCAACCCCGACCTCCTGTTCAACATTGCCACCCTCACcggcgcccagctcgtcgccctcggcatgcgcaccgccgccgtcatggGCGACGACCCCGCTgtcgaggccatcaagaAGGCGTCTGCCGAGGCTGGCGAGAACTTCTGGGCCATGCCTCTGCCTGAGGAGATGCTCGAGGACCTGAAGTCGACCACTGCCGACTTTAAGAACATTGGCTCGATCCCCTGGGGTGGCATGTGCAAGGCTGGTGTCTTCCTCCAGCAGTTTGCGGGCGACAAGAACAACTGGGCTCACCTCGACATTGCTGGCCCCTCGGCCAACTTTGGCGCGCCTTACGGCTACACGACGGCCGAGGGCACTGGTTTCGGCGTGCGCACCCTCgtcaaggcggccgagcacctcggcgcgtaA
- the endOF2 gene encoding Endo-beta-N-acetylglucosaminidase F2: protein MVSLVKLFSVIVTLAASVSAAPAVEPQIAKRAVGLQTSCPGGPVYAGYFRSWRDVAADSTNPQVKMSDLPAGTDIAFVFPMGSEDPGFWTTLRDSYVPALHARGTKLVRTVFIDRLLKVAVPADGNYDAIAQQLIGEFVTPWGLDGIDIDMEQSLTSAQATHSANIIIALSKYLGPRSSKPGTYLIYDTNEDVHELAIKVAPYVNYIQIQAYGRNGPSLQSTWNGYAPYYSSCQFSIGFSFYEERGAYWGDSSQPFWASNAANYAQWNPAGGKKGGLFSYAIDRDWKDYGDDTLTVPTYEYSKQLIPLNKQYST, encoded by the coding sequence GTCGGCCTCCAGACCTCGTGCCCTGGTGGGCCAGTCTACGCCGGCTACTTCCGCTCGTGGCGCGACGTTGCTGCCGACTCGACCAACCCTCAGGTCAAGATGTCCGACCTGCCCGCCGGCACGGACATTGCGTTCGTCTTCCCGATGGGCTCCGAGGACCCGGGATTCTGGACGACGTTGCGCGACTCGTACGTCCCCGCACTGCACGCCAGGGGCACCAAGCTTGTTCGCACCGTCTTCATCGACCGCCTCCTCAAggtcgccgtccccgccgacggcaactACGACGCTATTGCCCAGCAGCTCATCGGCGAGTTTGTCACGCCCTGGGGactcgacggcatcgacaTCGACATGGAGCAGAGCCTGACCTCGGCCCAGGCGACGCACAGCGCCAACATCATCATCGCACTCAGCAAGTACCTCGGCCCTCGTAGCAGCAAGCCTGGCACGTACCTCATCTACGACACCAACGAGGACGTTCATGAGCTCGCGATCAAGGTCGCCCCGTACGTCAACTACATCCAGATCCAGGCGTACGGTCGCAATGGGCCCTCGCTCCAGTCGACGTGGAACGGGTACGCGCCGTACTACTCGTCGTGTCAGTTCTCCATCGGCTTCTCGTTCTACGAGGAACGTGGGGCCTACTGGGGTGATTCGTCCCAGCCCTTCTGGGCGAGCAACGCCGCAAACTACGCCCAGTGGAACCCTGCCGGTGGCAAGAAGGGTGGTCTCTTCAGCTATGCCATCGACCGCGACTGGAAGGACTATGGAGACGACACGCTCACCGTCCCCACCTACGAGTACAGCAAGCAGCTCATCCCCCTCAACAAGCAGTACTCGACGTAG
- the LAC2_0 gene encoding Laccase-2, with translation MRPTRLALAAALALLSGAPASASVVDKRWCFLWIFGDTCGASSSSTSSSLPPAATTSVAPSSLSMPPTSATSISTSSASATSISASALATAPSSPSPPAPVSASSSASSPPPSLTPTPSTTPSPTASGLVAGVNSVPTSGTFYSAALPTPIGPLSIPPIGSFFSYSQPPIPAQTASADPASFTCTGADAASINQPPQVRNYDFVIQYSGGSPDGFSRRIITINNQFPGPKIEANQGDTLVIKVTNTLDIPQSIHWHGMRQNGSNHFDGAPGIHQCPIRPGASFTYTFKLDSEVGTYWYHSHYGNTMADGLVGALIVHSRDDPLKLGQQYDEDRILYLSDWMDDQSLVIDKGVSNLFSGYRGLPIVLAPDAILVNGVGQVNCGYVQKGVQCGQKRASEVYGAAGRRIRFRLINTGSHAMIRFSIDNHVLTVIEADDTAIQPVQVNEVPVATAQRYSVVVTLNQGQAGSSFWIRARAAMFCINPLATVIGYGVIRYTDAAGGGADSGVPPSNPWPNLENINRGACRDLDDKVPLVPLVPENPPAKTTTFTWNSLFGVFIDRARWTPYVGFGMNSVAFTNYINNPLLAQIRAGRTLSSLNVASATFNSPGAVDFIINVLDPPPLSHPFHLHGRPFYILARGDGALSSFSLASTKLSTNNPLRRDVLTIPHFSWAVIRVPLDDPGVWPLHCHIGWHLAVGKLAAVVVRPDDIRKQAPPQAWSDLCSGLDQNEIGPARRDNWSPPQARGSHWEGYDKRDAGEGHWEQHVAFMKGLYGNLTLHAQALQNEEERGTFFDSWMARRVEERVVEERLTSVE, from the exons ATGCGGCCCACtcgtctcgcgctcgcggcagCGCTGGCGCTTCTCTCGGGCGCGCCAGCGTCCGCCTCGGTAGTCGACAAGCGGTGGTGCTTCCTCTGGATCTTTGGCGATACGTGCGGGgctagcagcagcagtacgtcgtcgtcgctgccgccggccgctACGACCTCGGTCGCACCCAGTTCGCTGTCCATgccgcccacctcggcgacttcgatctcgacgtcgtcagcctcggcgacctcgatctcggcgtcaGCCTTGGCGAccgcgccctcctccccctctccccccgCACCCGTCTCGGCATCCTCATCGGCCTCATCCCCTCCACCCTCGTtgacccccaccccctcgaccACCCCCTCACCCACCGCCTCCGGCCTCGTGGCCGGCGTCAACTCCGTCCCGACCTCGGGCACGTTCTACTCCGCGGCCCTGCCGACACCTATCGGCCCGCTGTCCATCCCGCCCATCGGCTCCTTCTTCAGCTACTCGCAGCCTCCTATCCCAGCGCAGACAGCATCCGCCGACCCAGCAAGCTTCACgtgcaccggcgccgacgccgcaaGCATCAACCAGCCGCCCCAGGTACGCAACTACGACTTTGTGATCCAGTACTCTGGCGGCTCGCCGGACGGGTTTTCCCGCCGCATCATCACGATCAACAACCAGTTTCCTGGGCCGAAGATTGAAGCAAACCAGGGCGACACGCTCGTCATCAAGGTGACCAACACACTCGACATCCCCCAGTCGATCCACTGGCACGGCATGCGCCAGAACGGGAGTAACCACTTTGACGGTGCGCCAGGCATCCACCAGTGCCCTATCCGCCCAGGCGCCAGCTTCACCTACACGTTCAAGCTCGACTCGGAGGTCGGCACGTACTGGTACCACTCGCACTATGGCAACACGATGGCTGACggtctcgtcggcgcgctcatcgTGCATTCGCGCGACGATCCGCTCAAGCTTGGACAGCagtacgacgaggacaggATCCTGTACCTCTCCGACTGGATGGACGACCAGAGCCTGGTGATTGACAAGGGTGTGTCCAACCTCTTCTCGGGGTATCGCGGGCTGCCCATCGTGCTCGCGCCGGACGCGATACTCGTCAACGGTGTGGGGCAGGTCAACTGCGGCTATGTGCAAAAGGGGGTGCAGTGCGGCCagaagcgcgcgagcgaggtgtACGGTGCGGCGGGGAGGCGTATCCGCTTCCGGCTCATCAACACTGGCTCGCACGCCATGATCCGCTTCTCCATCGACAACCACGTCTTGACCGTCATCGAGGCGGACGACACTGCGATCCAGCCGGTACAGGTGAACGAGGTGCCGGTCGCCACGGCGCAGCGGTACTCGGTCGTCGTGACGCTCAACCAGGGCCAGGCGGGGTCGAGCTTCTGGatccgcgcccgcgccgccatgTTCTGCATCAACCCGCTGGCCACGGTCATCGGGTACGGTGTGATTCGATACACGGATGCAGCCGGGGGTGGCGCCGATAGTGGTGTCCCACCGTCCAACCCATGGCCCAACCTCGAAAACATCAACCGAGGAGCATGCCGCGACCTCGATGACAAGGTGCCACTCGTTCCCCTGGTACCCGAGAACCCGCCGGCCAAGACGACCACGTTCACGTGGAACTCGCTGTTCGGGGTGTTTATCGAccgggcgaggtggacgccgTATGTCGGCTTTGGGATGAACTCGGTCGCGTTCACAAATTACA TCAACAACCCTCTCCTCGCGCAGATCCGGGCTGGACGAACCCTGTCGTCTTTGAATGTGGCATCCGCGACCTTCAACTCACCCGGGGCCGTCGACTTTATC atcAACGTGCTTGACCCGCCACCCCTATCCCACCCGTTCCACCTCCACGGACGGCCATTCTACATCCTCGCTCgtggcgacggtgcgctcAGCTCGTTCTCGCTGGCTTCCACCAAGCTCAGCACCAATAACCCGCTCCGACGAGACGTGCTCACAATTCCGCACTTCTCCTGGGCCGTCATTCGGgtgccgctcgacgacccggGCGTGTGGCCCCTGCACTGCCATATCGGATGGCACTTGGCTgtcggcaagctcgccgcggtcgtcgtccggCCAGATGACATTCGGAAGCAGGCTCCCCCGCAGGCTTGGAGCGACTTGTGTTCTGGGCTTGACCAGAATGAGATCGGTCCCGCGAGGCGCGACAACTGGTCACCGCCACAGGCGCGCGGGAGCCACTGGGAAGGCTACGACAagcgcgacgctggcgaAGGGCACTGGGAGCAGCATGTCGCCTTCATGAAGGGGCTTTACGGCAACCTCACACTGCATGCGCAGGCGCTGCAGaatgaggaggagcgggggACGTTCTTTGATAGTTGGATGGCGCGACGTGTCGAGGAGagggtcgtcgaggagaggCTCACTTCGGTCGAGTAG